The following proteins are co-located in the Onychomys torridus chromosome 6, mOncTor1.1, whole genome shotgun sequence genome:
- the LOC118585974 gene encoding cytochrome b561 domain-containing protein 1 isoform X3, translated as MALAFCLCMAEAILLFSPEHSLFFFCSRKTRIRLHWAGQTMAILCAILGLGFIISSKIRSELSHLMSWHSWIGALTLLATGGQALCGLGLLCPRAARVSRVARLKLYHLTCGLVVYLMATVTVLLGMYSVWFQAQIKGAAWYLCLALPVYPALVIMHQISSAYLPRKKVEM; from the exons ATGGCCTTGGCG TTCTGTCTCTGCATGGCTGAAGCCATCCTTCTCTTCTCACCTGAGcactccctcttcttcttctgctctCGAAAGACCCGGATCCGACTCCACTGGGCAGGGCAGACCATGGCCATCCTCTGTGCTATCCTGGGCCTGGGCTTCATTATCTCCAGCAAGATCCGCAGTGAGCTGTCCCATCTGATGTCCTGGCATAGCTGGATAGGAGCTCTGACACTGTTGGCCACTGGGGGACAAGCACTGTGTGGGCTTGGCCTCCTCTGTCCACGGGCAGCCCGGGTCTCAAGGGTGGCTCGCCTCAAGCTCTACCATCTGACATGTGGCCTGGTTGTCTACTTGATGGCTACAGTAACCGTGCTCTTGGGCATGTACTCAGTGTGGTTCcaggcccagattaaaggtgcaGCCTGGTACCTGTGTCTGGCACTACCAGTGTACCCAGCCCTGGTAATCATGCACCAGATCTCCAGCGCCTACTTGCCAAGGAAGAAAGTGGAAATGTGA
- the Amigo1 gene encoding amphoterin-induced protein 1 yields the protein MQPQRDLRGLWLLLLSLFLLLFEVARAGRAVVSCPANCLCASNILSCSKQQLPNVPQSLPSYTALLDLSHNNLSRLRAEWTPTRLINLHSLLLSHNHLNFISSEAFVPVPNLRYLDLSSNHLHTLDEFLFSDLQALEVLLLYNNHIVAVDRYAFEDMAQLQKLYLSQNQISRFPLELVKDGHRLPKLMLLDLSSNKLKKLPLTDLQKLPAWVKNGLYLHNNPLECDCRLYQLFSHWQYRQLSSVMDFQEDLYCVHSKKLHNVFNLDFFNCSEYKESAWEAHLGDTLTITCDTKQQGMTKVWVTPSNEQVLNQGANGTVTVSKDGSLHFKKVQVEDGGVYTCYAMGETFNETLSVELKVYNFTLHGHHDTLNTAYTTLVGCILSVVLVLIYLYLTPCRCWCRGVEKPSSHQGDSLSSSMLSTTPNHDPMAGGDKDDGFDRRVAFLEPAGPGQGQNGKLKPGNTLPVPEATGKGQRRMSDPESVSSVFSDTPIVV from the coding sequence ATGCAACCCCAGCGTGACCTGCGaggcctctggctcctgctgcTCTCCTTGTTCCTGCTTCTCTTTGAGGTAGCCAGGGCTGGCCGAGCTGTGGTTAGCTGTCCCGCCAACTGCCTGTGCGCCAGCAACATCCTCAGCTGCTCCAAGCAGCAGCTGCCCAATGTGCCCCAATCTTTGCCCAGCTACACAGCACTTCTGGACCTCAGCCACAACAACTTGAGCCGGCTGCGGGCCGAGTGGACCCCCACGCGTCTGATTAATCTGCACTCCCTGCTGCTGAGCCATAACCACCTGAACTTCATCTCTTCTGAGGCCTTTGTCCCAGTACCCAACCTGCGGTACCTGGACCTCTCTTCCAACCATCTTCACACGCTGGATGAGTTCCTGTTCAGCGATCTGCAGGCACTGGAAGTGCTTCTGCTCTACAATAACCACATTGTGGCGGTGGACCGCTATGCCTTCGAGGACATGGCCCAGCTGCAGAAACTCTACTTGAGCCAGAATCAGATCTCTCGCTTCCCTCTGGAACTGGTCAAGGATGGCCACAGATTGCCCAAACTCATGCTCTTGGACCTGTCATCCAACAAGCTGAAGAAGTTGCCGCTGACCGACCTGCAGAAATTGCCAGCGTGGGTCAAGAACGGGCTGTACCTGCACAACAACCCCCTGGAATGTGACTGCAGGCTCTACCAGCTCTTTTCACACTGGCAGTACCGGCAGCTGAGTTCCGTGATGGACTTCCAGGAGGATCTGTACTGCGTGCATTCCAAGAAGCTGCACAACGTCTTCAATCTGGATTTCTTCAACTGCAGCGAGTATAAGGAAAGTGCCTGGGAGGCTCACCTGGGAGACACCTTGACCATCACGTGTGATACCAAACAGCAAGGGATGACCAAAGTGTGGGTGACACCGAGCAATGAACAGGTGCTAAATCAGGGGGCCAATGGCACAGTGACTGTGTCCAAGGATGGcagtcttcattttaaaaaggtgCAGGTGGAGGATGGGGGTGTGTATACCTGCTACGCCATGGGGGAGACTTTCAATGAGACGCTGTCTGTGGAGTTGAAAGTGTACAACTTCACCTTGCACGGACACCATGACACCCTCAACACAGCCTATACCACCTTGGTGGGCTGTATCCTCAGTGTGGTTCTGGTCCTCATATACTTGTACCTCACCCCTTGCCGCTGTTGGTGTCGGGGTGTGGAGAAGCCTTCCAGTCATCAAGGGGATAGCCTCAGTTCTTCTATGCTCAGTACCACACCCAACCATGATCCCATGGCTGGTGGGGACAAAGATGATGGTTTTGACCGGCGGGTGGCCTTCCTGGAACCTGCTGGACCCGGGCAGGGTCAAAATGGCAAACTCAAGCCAGGCAACACTCTGCCGGTGCCCGAGGCAACGGGCAAGGGCCAACGGAGGATGTCAGATCCTGAGTCTGTCAGCTCGGTCTTCTCTGATACGCCCATTGTGGTGTGA
- the LOC118585974 gene encoding cytochrome b561 domain-containing protein 1 isoform X2 — protein sequence MEVSGSRPSGPRRFPPSLQRALWAPPPHGPAASPGRSLSCSRRRRRRRRRLRGRKPGRSLWLLDCTGRLGIAMQPEEFCLCMAEAILLFSPEHSLFFFCSRKTRIRLHWAGQTMAILCAILGLGFIISSKIRSELSHLMSWHSWIGALTLLATGGQALCGLGLLCPRAARVSRVARLKLYHLTCGLVVYLMATVTVLLGMYSVWFQAQIKGAAWYLCLALPVYPALVIMHQISSAYLPRKKVEM from the exons ATGGAGGTTTCCGGGAGCCGCCCTTCGGGCCCGAGGCGCTTCCCCCCCAGCCTGCAGAGGGCGCTGTGGGCGCCTCCGCCACACGGCCCCGCAGCCTCCCCGGGGAGGAGCCTCTCCTgtagccgccgccgccgccgccgccgccgccgcctccgcggTCGCAAACCCGGAAGAAGCCTCTGGTTGCTGGACTGTACCGGCCGGCTTGGCATTGCCATGCAGCCCGAGGAG TTCTGTCTCTGCATGGCTGAAGCCATCCTTCTCTTCTCACCTGAGcactccctcttcttcttctgctctCGAAAGACCCGGATCCGACTCCACTGGGCAGGGCAGACCATGGCCATCCTCTGTGCTATCCTGGGCCTGGGCTTCATTATCTCCAGCAAGATCCGCAGTGAGCTGTCCCATCTGATGTCCTGGCATAGCTGGATAGGAGCTCTGACACTGTTGGCCACTGGGGGACAAGCACTGTGTGGGCTTGGCCTCCTCTGTCCACGGGCAGCCCGGGTCTCAAGGGTGGCTCGCCTCAAGCTCTACCATCTGACATGTGGCCTGGTTGTCTACTTGATGGCTACAGTAACCGTGCTCTTGGGCATGTACTCAGTGTGGTTCcaggcccagattaaaggtgcaGCCTGGTACCTGTGTCTGGCACTACCAGTGTACCCAGCCCTGGTAATCATGCACCAGATCTCCAGCGCCTACTTGCCAAGGAAGAAAGTGGAAATGTGA
- the LOC118585974 gene encoding cytochrome b561 domain-containing protein 1 isoform X1 yields MEVSGSRPSGPRRFPPSLQRALWAPPPHGPAASPGRSLSCSRRRRRRRRRLRGRKPGRSLWLLDCTGRLGIAMQPEEVGLVPAPAREPRLTRWLRRGSGILAHLIALGFTIFLIVLSRPGTSLFSWHPVFMALAFCLCMAEAILLFSPEHSLFFFCSRKTRIRLHWAGQTMAILCAILGLGFIISSKIRSELSHLMSWHSWIGALTLLATGGQALCGLGLLCPRAARVSRVARLKLYHLTCGLVVYLMATVTVLLGMYSVWFQAQIKGAAWYLCLALPVYPALVIMHQISSAYLPRKKVEM; encoded by the exons ATGGAGGTTTCCGGGAGCCGCCCTTCGGGCCCGAGGCGCTTCCCCCCCAGCCTGCAGAGGGCGCTGTGGGCGCCTCCGCCACACGGCCCCGCAGCCTCCCCGGGGAGGAGCCTCTCCTgtagccgccgccgccgccgccgccgccgccgcctccgcggTCGCAAACCCGGAAGAAGCCTCTGGTTGCTGGACTGTACCGGCCGGCTTGGCATTGCCATGCAGCCCGAGGAGGTAGGTCTGGTTCCCGCTCCAGCGAGGGAGCCGAGACTGACCCGCTGGCTGCGGAGAGGCAGTGGGATCTTGGCGCACCTGATAGCTTTGGGCTTCACCATCTTTCTGATTGTGCTGTCCCGGCCAGGAACCA GTCTTTTCTCCTGGCACCCTGTGTTCATGGCCTTGGCG TTCTGTCTCTGCATGGCTGAAGCCATCCTTCTCTTCTCACCTGAGcactccctcttcttcttctgctctCGAAAGACCCGGATCCGACTCCACTGGGCAGGGCAGACCATGGCCATCCTCTGTGCTATCCTGGGCCTGGGCTTCATTATCTCCAGCAAGATCCGCAGTGAGCTGTCCCATCTGATGTCCTGGCATAGCTGGATAGGAGCTCTGACACTGTTGGCCACTGGGGGACAAGCACTGTGTGGGCTTGGCCTCCTCTGTCCACGGGCAGCCCGGGTCTCAAGGGTGGCTCGCCTCAAGCTCTACCATCTGACATGTGGCCTGGTTGTCTACTTGATGGCTACAGTAACCGTGCTCTTGGGCATGTACTCAGTGTGGTTCcaggcccagattaaaggtgcaGCCTGGTACCTGTGTCTGGCACTACCAGTGTACCCAGCCCTGGTAATCATGCACCAGATCTCCAGCGCCTACTTGCCAAGGAAGAAAGTGGAAATGTGA